CGTGCCGCCGCCGTGCGTCGACCAGGCGGGGCTCCGCGGCGCCGTCCAGGCCGACTTCGCGTTCACGGTGAACCGTGGGCTGTTCTGCGCTGGATCGGTCGCGTTGCCCAACGCCTACGGCTTCCTCACGCGCGTTCCGCCCGACGCCGACACGCTCAAGGCCGAAAGCGCCGCCGCCAAGAACCTGGCGAAGCTCACCGCCGCGCTCGCCAAGTGCTACGAGAAGGGCGTCGCCAACGTCGTCGCCGCCCGCGACTCCGCGCTCACGGCGTGCGCCGACAAGGCCCGCCTCAAGTACGACACCCAGGCGGGCAAGCTCCTCCCGCCCACCTGTCTCGACCAGTCCGCCATCGCCGACGGCGTCGCCGCGAGAGCCCGCGACTACGACGCCTCCGAATTCTGCGACTAGAAGACGCGGCACACACGACGCCCGCGAGCTCCGGCGGGCCGTGGCGTCGCGAGGTCGACGGGGGCGAGGCGGAGGCGCCTGCGTAGCGGCGCGACGAAACGCGAGGGCCGCGACGACGCGAATGTGTTGTCGCGCGGCGAAGCCGAAGCCGCAGCCTCGCCCCCGTCGGCCTCGCGGACCGCCCCGACCGACGTCCTCAGCTCGCGGCCTTCGCGTGCCGCTCCGCGTCCTTCTGGATCGCCTCCACGATACCCTGGGTCGCCGCCGCGAGGAACGGTGTGCGGTTCTCCTGCACCCAGTGCATCGAGCGCTTGGTCCACGCGTTGGCGTCCTGGAAGCGCGGCATCACGTGGCGCGCGATCAGGTCGTAGCTCCGGTGCGTCGCCTCGCGGTTCGCCCAGTCGTGCGCCGTGACGAGGAAGGCGCCGAAGCCGCCGGTCTGCTCCTCGAGCCGTCCGATCTGCGCGGAGAGGTCGTCCGGGGTGCCACAGACGACGAAGCCCGCGTCGACCATCGCGTCGAGGCAGTAGTCCATGTCGCCCGTCTCCGGGACGCCGGGGAGGGCGACGACCTTCTGGAAGTAGTAGAGCCAGGCGGGAAGGCCGAACCGCACGTCCTTGCGCGCCTGCTCGCGCGACTCCGCGATGTGGACGGGACCCGCGACGCGCCAACCCGAGCGCGACACCGTCGTCCCGTGCTCGCGCGCGGTCTCCTCGACGAGACCCCAGTGGTGCGCGAGCGCGTTGAAGCCGCCGGTCGACGTCGCCGCCGGCGACAGCATCGAGATGCCCCAGCGTCCGACTGTCCGAGGCCCGGAAGGCGACACCGATGCCGCCACGGCGATCTCGAGGTGCGGCCGCGTGTACGGGGCGAGCTGCAGCTTCGCCTCGCGCAGCTCGAACCACGACGTCTTCTTGGTCACCACCTCGCCGCGCAGCAGGCGGATGATCACCTCGAGCGACTCGGTCATCATGTCGCGCTGGTTGCGCGGGTCGATGCCGAGCATCATCGCGTCCGACGGAAGGAGCCCTGGCCCGACGCCGAAGATCGTCCGGCCGCGCGTCAGGTGATCCAGCTGCGTCATGCGGTCGGCCACCATGAGCGGCTGGTGGTAGGGGAGCGAGACGACGCCCGTACCGAGCTTGATCCGCTGCGTGCGCGCCGCGACGTCGGCGATGAAGAGCTCGGGCGAGGCGATGATCTCGTAGCCGGCCGAGTGATGCTCGCCGATCCAGGCTTCGTCGTAGCCGAGCTCATCGAGCCATTGGATGAGCTCGCGATCCCGCTGCAGCGAGATGGTGGGGTTCTCGTCGGTCGAGTGGAAAGGGGCGGCAAAGATGCCGAAGCGGAGACGGGATCGCAGCATGCGGCGGATACTGTCACACGCGATACTGCGACGGAAAGGGTGGCAGCCCGAAGCATCGCCCCCCGGTTGGCGTCCCTCGCCGATCGGGCTACCTTGCCGTTTGGTCGAGGGACCCATGGCGACCGCCGTCTACCGCGTGTTCGATCCGTTGCTGCCGCGCTCGCAAGCGGATGCGATGGTCGCCCTGTGCGAGCGGTTCGGCACCTACGGCATGTATTCGCAGGAGGCGTCCGAAGCCGAGATCGGGCAGGGACTCTTCCAGCGGCACGACGCGGTGATGAACTTCCTCAAGACCGGGGGCCGCTCCGGACGGCGCGACTCGACCGAGGGCCTGGGCGCCCGCACGAACTACTTCCGCGAGTCGTACGCGTACGGAGACGAGACCTACATCGACGGCATCGAGCCGTTCCTTCGCTACGAGGGCTTCGTCCAGGCGGCCCGCGCGATCCACGGGCGGCCCGTCATCGAGCCGGCGATCGTCTACGCGAACCTCCTCGTCGCCGGACAGGAGCTCGCCGTGCACACCGACGTGCCGGAGTTCCGCGGCGCCAACCGCAAGCGCTATCCGCAGTGGCTCATGGTGGTGATGCACCACTCGGGCCTGTTCGACGAGCACCGCATGCCGATCACGACGGCGGTCGGCTGGTTCAACGACTGCCGCGGCGGCGAGTTCGCGTTCTATCCCGACGGCCGGAGCGGTCCGTGCCGGACGATTCCGGCGCGCGCGAACACCGGAATCATCCTCGACACCGACAGCGTCTTCCACGGCGTCGATCCCGTGCAGGCCGACGGCCCGATGCCGCGCATGCATCCCGGCATGCAGCTCGTGTGGGACGGCGGGCGGTGGGCGCTGCGCGACGGCGCCTCCGTCGTCGCGCGCTACCGCTGGGACGAGATCCGGTTTTCGATCTCGTGGAAGGCCTACTGCTTCGCCGACGAGGCCGAGCGACGCGCCTGGCGCGAGCACCGCGACGACCTCGATCTCGATCGCATACTCGATCGGCTGGTGGAGGATCTCCGCACGCGCGGGCGCGTCGTCGGACCGCGTCCCGACCCGACCGCGCTCGCCCACCTGCTGATCGACGAGTACGTGAGGTTTCCCGAGGCCGCGTGAACCGATTGGGGGCGCACAATGATGCAGCGGATGGTGGTGGTGCTGGTGGGGCTGGGCGTCGCGCTCGCGGGTTGCGCCAAGAAGAAGGTGGAGCTCCAATACGAAGAACCGGTGACGAAGGTGTGGGTCGGCGGGCAGCCGGCGCCGCAGCAACCCGACCAGATGCCCGTGCCCGCGCCGGCGCAGGCTGCTCCCACGCAGATCGCACCGCAGCCGGCCTATCCCCCGGGCGGTTCTCCCGCGCAGGCCTACCCGCCGCGCACGCCGTCGTCGTGGGAGGCGCCGCAACCGTCCGCGCAACCGGTTTATCAGCAGGATGGCTTCCCGGCGCAGACGCCCCCGCAGGCCGCCTACCCGCCGCCCTCGAATCCGGGCTACCCGCAGCCGGGCGCGTATCAGCCGCAGGGGACCTATCAACCGCAGGGCGACGCACAGGTGCCGCCGCAGGTCCCGTCGCGATATCCGCCGCCGCCGCGCACGGTGGTGACCGATCCGACGACCGGCGCGACGACCGTCATCGTTCCAGACCAGAACCCGACCACGCAGCCGACGCTGCCGCCGCAACAGCAACAGCAGGAGCCGACGCGCCGTCGCAGCGGCTGGGTGCGCGGCGGCTACGACTGATCCGAGAGGGCCGATGAAGCTCTACGACACGAAGACCGCACCCAATCCGCGCCGCGTACGCATGTTCATCGCCGAGAAGGGCCTCGACATCCCCGTCGTGCAGGTGGACCTCCTGGCGAAGGAGAACTACACGCCGGAGTTCCGCGCCCGGAACCCGCTCGGACGCGTTCCCGTGC
This genomic stretch from Candidatus Eisenbacteria bacterium harbors:
- a CDS encoding LLM class flavin-dependent oxidoreductase — encoded protein: MLRSRLRFGIFAAPFHSTDENPTISLQRDRELIQWLDELGYDEAWIGEHHSAGYEIIASPELFIADVAARTQRIKLGTGVVSLPYHQPLMVADRMTQLDHLTRGRTIFGVGPGLLPSDAMMLGIDPRNQRDMMTESLEVIIRLLRGEVVTKKTSWFELREAKLQLAPYTRPHLEIAVAASVSPSGPRTVGRWGISMLSPAATSTGGFNALAHHWGLVEETAREHGTTVSRSGWRVAGPVHIAESREQARKDVRFGLPAWLYYFQKVVALPGVPETGDMDYCLDAMVDAGFVVCGTPDDLSAQIGRLEEQTGGFGAFLVTAHDWANREATHRSYDLIARHVMPRFQDANAWTKRSMHWVQENRTPFLAAATQGIVEAIQKDAERHAKAAS